The genomic window GTTAGAGAAGCTGGTTTTGAGTATGTTGACTTTATTTTAGATTTTGTGGATACCAATGCTTATTGGGATACAATGGTAGAATTGATTAAACCACAAGGTCATATTGCCTCAATTACAGGAAGCAGCGATCTTGTTGCATTAACCAAACTGAAAAGCAAAAGCGTTTCTTTTTCTTGGGAATTAATGTATACCCGATCTATGTATCAAACAGAAGACATGGTAGAACAGCATAATATCTTAAATATCGTAGCAGATTTGTTAGACGACGGTATCTTAAAAACAACTTTAAATACTACACTACAAGGACTTACAGCCGAAAACCTAAAGAAAGCGCACGAACTTTTGGAATCTGGAAAGACAATTGGAAAGATTGCTATTAAGCTGTAAAGCTTAAAATCGAGTTAGTAATGGTTTAAAAGACTATTTGGAATTGTTTTAAATAATATTGTTTTTAAATAAGAAAATTTTGTATTTTCGTCGGCTTACAAACCCAATTGAATATAAATTTTTAACCTAAACAAAATTATTTATGATTTCAAAAAACACAGACCTTGGATTATTGCTTTTGCGTTTAAGTACCGGTGGCTTAATGCTTTTTCACGGTGTTTCTAAACTGATTCACGGAATTTCGTTCCTTGTAGAAAACATGGGCGCATTTGGATATGCAGTTTACATTGGCGAAGTTTTAGCTCCAATTGCTATTTTATTAGGATTCAGAACTAGAATTGCAGCAGTTCTTTTGGCAATAACTTGTGTTGTAGCAGTTGCGACAGCTCATGCTCAGGAGATTTTCTCAATTAGCGAGCACGGCGGTTATGCTTTAGAATTATTAATGCTTTATCTTTTTGGTGCTCTTGCATTGTTCTTTACTGGAGCGGGTAAATATGCCGTTTCTAAAAACAATCAGTGGGATTAATTTGCTGGCAATTATATAATAAGAAAGCTCTAAATTTCGATTTAGAGCTTTCTTTGTTTTATGCCTTTCATTTTGAATGCATCATCTTATCATTTTGATAAGCTTTTATAAATTGACTAAAGTTTGTTTTTATTATTTGTTTTATAATGAGGGAGTTATTGTGGTTTTAGTTGCTGTGGCACGCCTTTTGTTTTTATGTTATGGATTATTAAACGAGCCTTTAATTATAAAATATTTAAAAGAATATGAAAACAAGTAACAAAAGAAATAAAGAAATCACAAAAACGTATTTTTCAAATAAATCTAGACGAAATAAAGATCGATTCGTCAACTTAATGGTGTTTACGGTAGTTCTTTTTATTACTGTAATGCTTATCGCTAAAATAGTTTAGTGCCATAGTATGAAAACCATTCAGGATAGGGGAGAAACAGCTGTTTTTTCTTCTGATGAGAAAGTTAGTGACTCGTATGATTTTATTATTGAAGAGGCAACGATTAAGCATGTTTTCTATATAAATGATATTTGTGAAGAGACATTATTATCTGCCAAAGCCCGTGGAACTGGGATTTCAGGGCGACCACCAGAATTACTCGAGAAAAAAATAAAAGAAGGAGAAGCTATTATTGCATTTGCGCCAGATGGAAAATGGGCAGGTTTTGCTTTTATTTCTTCTTGGGAAAACGGAAGATATGTTTCTAATTCTGGATTAATTGTTGCGCCTGAGTTTAGACACACTGGCTTAGCCAAAAGAATAAAAAGAAAAACCTTTGAACTTAGCCGTAAAAAATATCCAGAAGCACTTGTTTTTAGCCTAACAACAGGTCTTGCTGTGATGAAAATGAATCATGATCTTGGTTTTGAACCCGTAACCTATTTAGAATTGCCAAACGATGAACTTTTTTGGGAGAACTGCAAAAGCTGCATCAATTGCCCGATTTTATTAAGCAAGGAAAGAAAAAACTGTTTGTGTACTGCTATGCTATATGATCCAAAAAAATCTGACGCTAATAGTTAATTAGCCACGCTACGTCAATTTGATATTGGTAGTAATTGACTAATTGTTCAATTGAGAGATTATCAAGATGGAGAATTGAAATTGGTAAAAAAAACTCCTTTTGATTTTGCATTAAAACATAAAATTAGTGAAAGAATAGAAAAATAAGACGAACAGCTAAAATTCGAAAAAGGGTATGACCGCGATTATGGGCTAAATACTAATAAAGAAGATGGCTTTGCTCGTGCAGTAGCATTAAGA from Flavobacterium sp. KACC 22763 includes these protein-coding regions:
- a CDS encoding DoxX family protein, which gives rise to MISKNTDLGLLLLRLSTGGLMLFHGVSKLIHGISFLVENMGAFGYAVYIGEVLAPIAILLGFRTRIAAVLLAITCVVAVATAHAQEIFSISEHGGYALELLMLYLFGALALFFTGAGKYAVSKNNQWD
- a CDS encoding GNAT family N-acetyltransferase; the protein is MKTIQDRGETAVFSSDEKVSDSYDFIIEEATIKHVFYINDICEETLLSAKARGTGISGRPPELLEKKIKEGEAIIAFAPDGKWAGFAFISSWENGRYVSNSGLIVAPEFRHTGLAKRIKRKTFELSRKKYPEALVFSLTTGLAVMKMNHDLGFEPVTYLELPNDELFWENCKSCINCPILLSKERKNCLCTAMLYDPKKSDANS